From one Larimichthys crocea isolate SSNF chromosome XVIII, L_crocea_2.0, whole genome shotgun sequence genomic stretch:
- the slc15a1a gene encoding solute carrier family 15 member 1, with amino-acid sequence MPDNMDPKSRGTSKVVCGYPLSIFFIVVNEFCERFSYYGMRAVLVLYFKYFLRWDNDLSTSIYHTFVALCYLTPILGAIVADSWLGKFKTIIYLSIVYAIGQVAMAVSAIHDITDTDRDGTPNNMTFHVALAMVGLFLIALGTGGIKPCVAAFGGDQFNENQEKQRRTFFSVFYLCINGGSLLSTIITPVLRAQDCGIYSQQKCYSLAFGVPAALMVVALVVFIVGSGMYYKAEPQGNIMLDVCKCINFAIANRFRHRSKQFPKRTHWMDWAEEKYDKLLIAQIKMVLKVLFLYIPLPMFWTLFDQKGSRWTLQATTMDGNFGLLVIQPDQMQTVNPILILTLVPIMDSVIYPLIKKCGLNFTPLKRMTVGMVMAAIAFVCAAVVQIEIDKTLPTFPSSSQSQVKLLNMGSSPLTVTLPGYEAQTLSPAQASDDFFTLEAGNVTFSIGSTLQNITMDKKQRHTLLIPSDVNQWELMDSLTEKPEQGNNAIRFVNGMSKAVNVSTPEIHVGLIEPLFYSNYSLMKNGKVAFTVKGDTQSCEFSRDFGFGSSYVFFIPSTFAFGPNCHESLTVMEDIKPNTAHMALQIPQYFFITAGEVMFSVTGLEFSYSQAPNNMKAVLQAGWLFTVAIGNFIVLIVAELAKIPKQWAEYILFASLLMAVCVIFSIMAYFYTYIDPSEIEAQFRKKLDDDDDHKKQQDSDKDSDKDSSSSDDEADPDKQTKM; translated from the exons ATGCCAG ATAACATGGATCCGAAGAGCAGAGGGACG AGTAAAGTGGTGTGTGGGTACCCACTGAGCATCTTCTTCATCGTCGTGAATGAGTTCTGCGAGAGGTTCTCCTACTATGGCATGCGAG CTGTCCTTGTGTTGTACTTTAAGTACTTCCTGCGCTGGGACAATGATTTGTCCACCTCCATATATCACACCTTTGTGGCTCTCTGCTACCTGACGCCTATCCTCGGGGCCATTGTGGCTGACTCCTGGCTGGGAAAGTTTAA GACTATCATCTACTTGTCTATCGTCTATGCGATCGGACAGGTTGCGATGGCTGTCAGTGCGATCCATGACATCACTGACACGGACAGAGACGGGACGCCCAATAACATGACATTTCATGT TGCGTTGGCCATGGTAGGTCTCTTCCTCATCGCCCTGGGCACTGGTGGCATCAAGCCTTGTGTTGCTGCCTTTGGTGGAGACCAGTTTAATGAGAATCAG GAAAAGCAAAGGAGAACGTTCTTCTCTGTGTTCTACCTGTGCATCAATGGTGGGAGTCTCCTGTCAACCATTATCACTCCAGTCCTCAGAG CTCAGGACTGTGGCATCTACAGTCAGCAGAAGTGTTATTCTCTGGCCTTTGGTGTCCCTGCAGCACTAATGGTTGTTGCACTTG TGGTGTTCATTGTTGGAAGCGGTATGTACTATAAAGCTGAACCACAAGGAAACATCATGCTGGACGTGTGTAAATGTATAAAC TTTGCCATTGCAAACCGCTTCCGGCACAGAAGCAAGCAATTCCCAAAGAGGACGCACTGGATGGACTGGGCAGAGGAAAAATACGAT AAACTCCTCATTGCTCAAATCAAAATGGTGCTGAAGGTCCTCTTTTTATACATCCCACTTCCAATGTTCTGGACCCTTTTTGACCAAAAG GGTTCAAGATGGACTCTGCAGGCCACCACCATGGATGGAAACTTT ggtCTACTTGTCATACAGCCTGATCAGATGCAG ACTGTCAACCCCATCCTGATCCTAACCCTGGTGCCTATCATGGACAGTGTAATCTACCCCCTGATTAAAAAATGTGGCCTGAACTTTAC ACCTCTGAAGAGAATGACAGTGGGGATGGTTATGGCAGCTATAGCTTTTGTCTGCGCTGCTGTGGTTCAGATTGAAATTGAT AAAACATTGCCCACTTTCCCATCGTCTTCCCAGAGTCAGGTGAAATTATTAAACATGGGCAGTAGTCCACTGACGGTTACTCTGCCTGGCTATGAAGCTCAGACACTTTCTCCAGCTCAG GCTAGTGATGACTTCTTCACATTGGAAGCAGGAAATGTCACCTTTTCCATTGGATCTACATTACAAAATATTACCATGGACAAGAAACAGCGACACACACTTCTCATCCCTTCAGACGTCAATCAATGGGAGCTG ATGGATAGTTTGACTGAGAAGCCAGAACAAGGCAACAATGCAATCCG ATTTGTAAATGGAATGAGTAAAGCAGTGAACGTATCAACTCCTGAAATTCACGTTGGACTAATTGAACCACTTTTTTATTCCAACTACTCCTTGATGAAAAATGGAAA GGTCGCCTTCACCGTTAAGGGTGATACACAGTCATGTGAATTCTCCAGAGACTTTGGATTTGGGAGCTCATACGTCTTCTTTATCCCCAGCACTTTTGCCTTTGGGCCAAAT tgtCATGAGTCTCTCACTGTAATGGAAGACATCAAACCCAACACTGCTCACATGGCTCTTCAGATCCCTCAGTACTTTTTTATTACTGCTGGTGAAgtgatgttttctgtcactggGCTGGAGTTCTCCTACTCACAG GCTCCAAATAACATGAAAGCAGTGCTGCAAGCAGGCTGGTTATTTACAGTTGCTATTGGCAACTTCATCGTACTGATTGTGGCTGAGCTTGCAAAGATTCCCAAACAg TGGGCTGAGTACATCCTATTTGCCTCTCTCCTGATGGCGGTGTGTGTCATCTTCTCCATTATGGCGTATTTCTACACCTACATTGACCCTTCAGAAATTGAGGCTCAGTTTAGGAAGAAGcttgatgacgatgacgatcATAAAAAACAGCAGGATTCAGATAAGGATTCAGATAAagacagtagtagtagtgatgATGAAGCTGATCCAGACAAACAGACCAAAATGTGA